In Dryobates pubescens isolate bDryPub1 chromosome 19, bDryPub1.pri, whole genome shotgun sequence, the sequence tccaactccaaccatttttgattctgtgactgggaTGACAAGTCACCCCAAAAGAAGTTCTGGGTGAAAATATATTCTAAACTGAGTGGTTACTATAGAGAACTGGAACCTTGCCCAGAGGAAGGACTTCATTAGTGAGCTGGGCTGGCGCTTCCACTGAGAGCCCAAGACACTTGTTTTGTTTAACAGTGCCACTGCCTGACCAGAAGCCTACTTGtacagggctgcagctctgcaggcagccagcagtttCCCTGTTGCAAAGGCAAGGAAAGACTACTACAGCATTATGCCTTGTCTCTTAGAGGTGTTGCCCTTTCTCAGTGTGAATGACCTGCAGCTGCCAAGATTCATTTTATGAATTGAACTACCACCTCTAGAACAGCTCCTGGGAGTggatttggttttaatttgcttGGAGAATGTCATTTGCTGCTTGTTGCATGGGGAAGGAGCTGACAGCAGCATTGTTTTGCTTCACATTAATTTTCAGTCAAGTCCAAAGGGTGAAATCACACATATTATCTAATTAAAGAAACCAAGCACACAAATTATTTGATGCTTCTGTCTTGCATACTGCTGGCAATTCATCTTAGAAGATGTACTTTTGAGCACCAAAACCcaattttatttccatttgaGAAGCTCCAGAGAGGAATATCAGCAGCCATTCTAAGACTACCCAGAGAAGTCAAGCTAAATCTATTGCCATCAGGCTAGCTAGATGTATTCTTAAGAGAAGCAATATTTAAATCTTCCAAAGTATTTTCTTCAGTATTAACCTTTAACTTGCCTGTGTTGACACAGGGACAAGCAGTGTGCATGGCcacaataacaataaaaaaataaagtaaaaaaaatccacagaaaTAGAGCTTTCTGTTCAGCTCTTTGCTACTGAAAAATAGAACAGGAATCCCTGGAAAATGATCCATTCTATCTTCAGGAAAACAAGTTTTTAAATTCTTAGTAAATAATCAAAATAAAGATACCCAGTAAGTAGTGAAATATCTTCCACGTCTAGGCAAGtgtaggagaggagagggcattCGGGTTTTCTTATCTAAAGGTGCAACAATACACAAGCTGCACCATTGACACAGCTGAATTAAACTGATCTGAGTAAAGACAAAAATTGAACTCCAGTATTTGCATCTTTGCCCATGTCTGTAATTGAGAACAGAAGAAATACATTTTTGGCAGTGACTACAGCTGCTGTGTTCCCTTACCCCCCCAATCACTAATGATAAGAATGAGTCTCTGGGGAACTATTTGACTTCCCCAGCAGTCTCAGCTCCAAACAACATGCTGACAAGCAATGGAAAACACTGAAAcggtggcagctgcaggctgcccacagaaatGTGGTTATGAACCTAACAAGTGTATTGTACCACatgctttgcatttttaaaCTTGATGTAAAATCTCTCAGTGATTTCCTAggacaagcagaaaaaaattcaTTTTTAGCTCACATTGCACCTGATCTAGCAGGACtatgaaaagagaaaattagACAAGCTAAGAAGACAAATAAAAACAGAGCAAAAATTACACACTGCACAAGGAATAGAAGAAATAGTAAAGGGCATGTGTTACCCCAGAAGCAGTACCATTTTCTTTCAAGGAATGTTTCTTAATAGTATTTATCACCTCCTAGTAATGTCAGAAGAGTAGCAGGGAAAGGATGCCCTGCAAGTGTGTTGTGATTGCATTGCTTTAAATGAATCTGTCCTGCAGAAAAGGTacaggcaaacaaaaaaatcaacaagCAAAGCACTTTACGTGAATAGATGTCCCTGGAGTATCAAACATTGACTCTGGAGTTAACAGCACAAACAGGCCAGCTGCAAGTCCCCCGACCAGTCCCAGatctggcaggaggcaggcacaGGTAGGATAAACCCCATCCTCACCCCATCCTCTAACTATACTAGAGAGGATACCAGAGATGTGGACCCAGCAACTCATGAAGGAGCAGGTGATGAAACTCATACCTGGAACACTTAAGTAAGCAGGAATACTTTCAGACAGTAGCTTCTGAAAAGAAAGTAACTGTCACGTATTCGGGCTAATGCAATCCAGAATTTGTTTCCTAATATTGCCTAAAACTCGGAAAGATCAAGGCCCTTTTATGCCTGGCACTGTACAGAGTTGATGAAAGTACTCTTCACCCTTGAAGTTTAATCGCTGAAGTAAGAAACGCAGCCAAGCTtctagaggggggaaaaagtacCTTGAAAAAAATTGTGTGGAAGAGGAATGGTCAACACGAGAGCAAAAAACTAAGCAGAATTACTAAGAGACAGACAGTACCACCTTGgcatgggagcacactgtgcttGCCTCCGCTTCACCTGCCTGACTCACATCACAGCCACAGGCGGCTTGTTTATCACAGCCCAGGACACCCACTGTGTCACCTACATGCCGTATCCCCCACTCCACAAACTCCCCTAGACCCAGCCTGATATGAACACACGATTTCAAGATTCCATTTCGCTGCACTGAGCCGGGGTGTTCCCGACCACTCCTCCAGAGCCGTGCGGTTGCTGCATCCGGCCCCTCCCGCCATGACAGCGCTTGCTTAAGGAggctcaagggctgctccagcccggCATCTCCTTCCCGCCAGACAGCTGCGGCCACAGCCGGACCAAGATCTCCCCGCGCTCCCCAGGAACGGGAAACCAGCAACCGCCACGGCCGCAACAGCAGCTCCCGCACGCAACCACCGGCAGGAACGGCGCCGCACTCCTGCCGTGACGTCAGAGGTGCCGCCCAACGGCGCTGCCGTGACGCTCCCCTGCGCGCCTGCAGGCCGGCGTGACGCCAGCGCGCGTGCGCGGTTCCCGCTGCCTGGAAGGTCGCAGCGGTGACCGGCCCAGCAGCTACTGTCGCCGCCATGCTGTCCGTGGCCGCCCGCTCCGGGCCCTTCGCGCCCTACCTGTCAGCCGCGGCACACGCCGTGCCCGGCCCGCTGAAGCCGCTGGCGCCAGCGGTGGTGCGTCGGGCTGAGGTACCGCTGGACCTGAAGCGGCCTCTGCTGTGTCGGGAGTCGATGAGCGGCCGGTCGGCCCGGGGGGACCTCATCGCCAGTGCCAGCCTTAGCGGTGCGAGCTGGGGCCGGGACGCCGCAGGGCGGGCCTTGGGGGAGCGCCGGGGAAGACAGTCGGGGTGGGGGCGGGCGACGGCCCCATCTCCTCGGCTCGGCAGGCTGAGGCGGGCCGGGGGCTGAGGCGCCAGGGCCTTGTTTCTAAGCGGGAAGCGCTCGGCCTATTCCTTCGGGGAGAACCGGGGCTCCCAGCAACAGCCGGCGAGGtcagcctggcaggcagagTCATGAGGTCGTTGAGAGGTTTTGGTTGGTGCTTGTTTTTGAAAACCATACGTGATTTCTCGTTGTCGTATTACGGTAACACATATACGTTGCCTTTGGACGACGCTCGGGTGGATATTAACTTTGTAGCTGGGAAGATGTCGGGTCATCAAAGCAGAGGTGTGCAATGAGAGCACATAGTGCGTTTTATTTAACCGTGAACTCATTGTGGCAAAACCTTCGCAGTTTCCTCTTGGAATCGCTATATTTCCCCTCAGTTCATGCAGCGTTCAGAAAAGCTTCAGCTTGGGAAAGTTACTCCCAGTTCGTTCCTGCAGAGCCAAAGGGCAGGTCTTCATGAAACAGGCCGATTTACGTTTCAGGGAGGACAGCTGCCCTGCCGCTGGATATGGCTTAGCAGTTGCACGGGATAACTGTTAGGTAGGATAGTCATGCAGGTCATAGAGGTGGCAGTGCCTTGTGGAAAACGTTCTAGTGGTTACAACTACATACTTCACCTGACCCTCAACTTTAAAGGATATGTTCGGGTGAAAATTGTACCAATCTGTAACTAAAGTAGCTGATAGTTGTATTTTTAGTTCTAATTAACATCAATCATGCTTTTTACTGAGCATGAGGAATTTTTAGAAGTTAATTGTATTGCTTATTATTAAGGATAGTTCTGAAACAAATTAGTGTGGCTTACTCATAGAATTTTGAATTTCAATTTAATTTCTTGGCAGTTAAAATCCTATGGATGACACCTCTGAGTTACTCATAAATAAGTGTCAATGTATTACACATTATATCATGCATAAATCCCTGAGAGTTGTATTAGGTACTTTGAGATGTTTTTTATTAACTTTGTGCCAGCTgctagagaaaaataaagactaAATAGTTTTTTCAATAACGGGTTGCACTTTGGCAAGTAGTGTGTTCTGTCTAGGGCCTGTTCTTTTCTATGGCTTATAAATTTTGTTTGAGCAGACCTTTCTTGCTAGAGAGATTAATAGAAGGTTTCTTGGTCAGCCATTGCATCTTAGTTTAGCAGACAGGTTTGACATGGGAATCCCCTTTGAAAAGCTTGGGAATTCATTAGTTACTAGCTTTGTAGCTAAATCTTTCTACAAAGGGAGCCTGGCAAATTGGGGACTGCAGGTTGAAAAGTTACTGACTGGAGCAGTTAGCTTTGACAACAGATTAATGTAAAGGGAGATGCCTGGTACTGCATTTTTATGCTTAAAAATCTTTGGCCACACATGATTATTAAAGATATAGAAGTCATGTAAggcaaaagaaagcagagaagtcTTAGGCTACAAATGTGCAATCATTAGTAAATAAATGTCTTCATGGCAGTTCTTTTCAGGGAAACATTTGAATGGAAAATGTCTGTCTTGTCTTAGCTAGTTGTGGTATCTTGCAGGACTTTTTCCTTGAAGTCTTGTGAAAACCAGTACAGTTCACTTCAAATCCAGAACTTCTTAGATTTTTCAGTACTCTTATCAGGCATTGTGTAACTTTCAAAGAACAGGCAAAATGATTTTGCAGATCATCTGTTCATCTACAAAAAACATCTTCTGGAAACCCTTTTCTTACAACTTGAGATGTGTAATTAGTGGAATCCTACCCAGACTTTGGAGTAACTTCTACCCGTTATTCCAAACATGCAATAAAAAAAGTATCATTTAAAACACATTGTATTTTCTAACCAGAAAGTGTTGTCATTTCCTGTTTTTTCTTGCAGCACCTACCAGTGTTCGTTTCGTCCATAATgatgtcacagtacctgacttCTCTGCCTACCGTCGTCAAGATGTGCTAGATCCCACCACATCTTCTCAAAGCAGCAGTGAAGCCAGAAAAGGGTTTTCCTACCTGGTGACTGCAACAACATGTGTAGCTGCTGCATATACTGCTAAGAATGTTGTCACACAGTTTatttccagcctcagtgcctCTGCTGATGTGCTAGCGTTGTCAAAGATTGAGATCAAGTTATCTGACATTCCAGAAGGCAAGAACGTGGCTTTCAAGTGGAGAGGGAAGCCCCTTTTTGTGCGGCACAGAACCCAGGCAGAGATTAATCAGGAAGCTGAAGTTGATGTTGCTAAACTGAGGGATCCGCAGCATGACTTAGACAGAGTAAAGAAACCAGAATGGGTCATTCTAGTAGGTGTCTGTACTCACCTTGGCTGTGTACCCATTGCAAACTCTGGAGATTTTGGCGGTTATTACTGCCCTTGCCATGGGTCCCATTACGATGCCTCTGGCAGGATCAGGAAAGGTCCTGCCCCTTATAACCTTGAGGTTCCAGCTTACCAGTTTGTTGGTGATGATGTTGTGGTTGTTGGCTGAATGACATAGTGCTTGCTCACTCATGTTCCTGTGAATGTACACTGAGAAGTGTTAAGTGAGATGCACAAGTACTGTAAAAACAGATGATGCTAAAAACAAATTAGCTGTCTAGATTGTCAACCAGAAGTATGTTCAAATGCTTCTCTGTGTTAAATTGTAATAAACCCGTGGAGTGAGCGCTCGTTCCTGACTTCTGCTAACGTGTGTTTATTTGTGTGCAGCCTTTGGTCTGAAGAGGTACTGCAGCACACACCAAGTATCTTTATGGAGCCCTCCTGAAAGGCTGCTGAATCAAGATAAACACTGAACTACAAAGccattggggttttttcataCCACATAGTTTAGTTACCTGATggatattttggggttttttttggtggtggttttcacTCCATTATGGGAaggaacattttttaaaaagatctTGCCCTAAACTTTTTTGGAGTAAGTTTCAACCCTGTAAGATGTTACCCTTTTCCTTCCAGTGCATTTGTTTTCAAAGGAAGTGAAggaaaaaggtaaataaaaacCTACCTAAATAGAATTCTTTTTCTTATATTGTTCAGAGGCAGCTTATAATTGCTTAGCTAGAATGAGAACATGTAACACCAGGAGGTCTGAAGTGCATTGAGGTTTTGTGCAAGTGAGACAAGATACAGCTCATGGATTTCACATTGAAGTACCTATACTGGCATGATAAATTCTGACCTGGAAATTATTTCCTTATAATGGCACCCAATTTTGACTGCCTGATAAAAAGATTGCATATTTAGCtcaatatatttttctttttacacctGTAATATGCTTTGAATTAGATGTTTTCACAAGCAGAAACCACTGTTTACTCTTAATACCTCTGCTTCATACTACAGTACAAAGTAAAAATCTCTCTCTACTGGCTACTGATGAGAAAGATGAATAACTGTTTCAAAAGATTTGTGTTGCTTCTAACTAAATAAAACCTTGCTCTTACCTCATAAGGCATATCTGGCATTGTGTATCTGATGGCCAAActcttgctttattttataAGAAACCCCCTGCCTCTACATCTATATTTGTACATGCAAATAGTGTATGCCAGACTCGTAGAATGTAATAATGTAACCTTTGCTAGGGTATTTCTGTATCAGCTTTTGGAAGGTTGGGCATTCATCCAACAATTTTTTTCACCAAAATCATAGTACCACTGagcttgtcctgtcacttttcTTACCCTACTGGAAGAGTTCTCCACGATCATTTAATTTAATTGAATGTGACAAAGATCTTCTCATCTTGGGCCAATCATTTTCCAGAAACATTAGTTTTTGAAGATCATTTTCTATTCTGACAGATAGCCTGTCTTACTTGTGATTCATATCAATAGATATAGGCCATTCTTATATACAGTCTATATATCATCAAACTTTCTCAGCCTGAATTTCTTGCCATCTCAGGGCTGCTCCATGGAGTTCACTAAAGGTTGCTATTGCCAGTGCTATTTATCTTCCaaattttttctcctctctgccttttcAGTTCGTTTCATTTCTCAGGCAAACATACTTCCACTTATGCCAGCAGATCACCTGCTATGCAGTAAGTATCACATCCATCAGTTTCTCCTGTAGACAGGAGTGACACTCCACAGGCTCTGCACTGAGTGCACTTCCAAACTCTGGTCCCCTACTTCATTTGCACTCACAAccccagtaaaaaaaaaaacatgatCAACTGGGTATATTAAAAGAAGTCTGGAAAATGAGGGATAAAATCATGGAGTCAT encodes:
- the LOC104307848 gene encoding cytochrome b-c1 complex subunit Rieske, mitochondrial, encoding MLSVAARSGPFAPYLSAAAHAVPGPLKPLAPAVVRRAEVPLDLKRPLLCRESMSGRSARGDLIASASLSAPTSVRFVHNDVTVPDFSAYRRQDVLDPTTSSQSSSEARKGFSYLVTATTCVAAAYTAKNVVTQFISSLSASADVLALSKIEIKLSDIPEGKNVAFKWRGKPLFVRHRTQAEINQEAEVDVAKLRDPQHDLDRVKKPEWVILVGVCTHLGCVPIANSGDFGGYYCPCHGSHYDASGRIRKGPAPYNLEVPAYQFVGDDVVVVG